In Janthinobacterium rivuli, a single genomic region encodes these proteins:
- a CDS encoding DUF808 domain-containing protein, protein MAGSSLLALLDDIASILDDVSLMTKVAAKKTAGVLGDDLALNAQQVAGVRAERELPVVWAVAVGSLKNKAILVPAALAISAFAPWAITPLLMVGGAYLCFEGFEKIAHKYLHPDDSHKAELAQALRDPQVDLVALEKDKIKGAIRTDFILSAEIIVIALGTVAAATFAEQVAVVVGIALIMTVGVYGLVAGIVKLDDAGFYLAARKGAGALMDGVRGFGRMLVSAAPKLMKFLSVVGTLAMFMVGGGILTHGWPWASGMLHHAEEAVAGVAGIGPVLAAITPSLINAVAGLIAGGLVLAGVTAVSALLRQIKSSK, encoded by the coding sequence ATGGCCGGCTCCAGCCTGCTGGCCCTGCTCGACGACATCGCCAGCATCCTCGATGACGTTTCCCTGATGACCAAGGTGGCCGCCAAGAAGACGGCCGGCGTGCTCGGCGACGACCTGGCCCTGAACGCGCAGCAAGTGGCCGGCGTGCGCGCCGAGCGCGAACTGCCCGTCGTGTGGGCCGTCGCCGTCGGTTCGCTGAAGAACAAGGCCATCCTCGTGCCCGCCGCGCTGGCCATCAGCGCGTTTGCGCCATGGGCCATCACGCCGCTCTTGATGGTGGGCGGCGCCTACCTGTGCTTCGAAGGTTTTGAGAAGATCGCGCATAAATACCTGCACCCGGACGACAGCCACAAGGCCGAGCTGGCGCAGGCGCTGCGCGACCCGCAAGTCGACCTCGTCGCGCTGGAAAAGGACAAGATCAAGGGCGCTATCCGCACCGACTTCATTTTATCGGCGGAAATCATCGTCATCGCGCTGGGTACGGTGGCCGCGGCCACCTTCGCCGAGCAGGTGGCCGTCGTCGTCGGCATCGCCCTCATCATGACGGTCGGCGTGTACGGCCTGGTGGCCGGCATCGTCAAGCTCGACGACGCGGGCTTTTATCTGGCGGCGCGCAAGGGCGCGGGCGCGCTGATGGATGGCGTGCGCGGCTTTGGCCGCATGCTCGTGTCGGCGGCGCCGAAACTGATGAAATTTCTCTCCGTTGTGGGCACCCTGGCCATGTTCATGGTCGGCGGCGGCATTCTGACGCATGGCTGGCCGTGGGCCAGCGGCATGCTGCACCATGCGGAAGAAGCGGTGGCCGGCGTGGCCGGCATAGGCCCCGTGCTGGCCGCCATCACGCCCAGCCTGATCAACGCGGTGGCCGGCCTCATCGCCGGTGGCCTGGTGCTGGCCGGCGTCACGGCCGTGTCAGCTTTATTGCGCCAGATCAAATCGAGCAAATAA
- the yiaA gene encoding inner membrane protein YiaA produces the protein MHSSPAPRPSSAFIGASWAALLIGVITYLSGLWNASMPLNEKGYYFTILMYGLFAAISLQKSVRDRAEGIAVTGIYFGLCWISVLLALLLLTVGLWNATLQNSEKGFYAMAFLLSLFAAVAVQKNVRDVARASAATPAEIPGT, from the coding sequence ATGCATTCTTCCCCCGCCCCACGCCCCAGCAGCGCCTTTATCGGCGCCTCCTGGGCGGCACTGCTGATCGGCGTCATCACCTATCTGTCAGGCCTGTGGAACGCCAGCATGCCGCTCAACGAGAAGGGTTATTACTTCACGATCCTCATGTATGGCCTGTTCGCCGCCATCTCGCTGCAAAAATCCGTGCGCGACCGTGCCGAGGGCATCGCCGTGACAGGGATTTACTTTGGCCTGTGCTGGATTTCCGTGCTGCTGGCCTTGCTGCTGCTGACGGTCGGCCTGTGGAACGCCACCCTGCAAAACAGCGAGAAGGGTTTCTATGCCATGGCATTCCTGCTCAGTCTGTTCGCCGCCGTGGCCGTGCAAAAGAATGTGCGCGACGTGGCACGTGCCTCGGCCG